The Chengkuizengella sediminis DNA window CATTCTGTTTTATCGCAAAAAAAACATTTAATGAGGCCATAAAAAATAAAGATGTAAAAGTTGAATGGATGCCTTTTGAACTTAGACCTAGCTCAGCCCCACCTATTTATCCTGAACAAATGAAAGAATTGTTTGATCAGGCCGTTAAACCATTAGCGAAAAAACTAAATGTAAACATAAAATTACCAGAAATGTCTCCTCATCCTAGAACACCTATCATTCATGAAGGTTTTTTATATGCAAAAGACCACAGCAAAGGAATTGAATTTAATGAACTTATTTATAAAGTATTTTGGGAAGAGGAAAAAAATATTGGGGATATTTCTGTTTTAAAAGAAATTGCTAAACAAGTTGGCTTAGATGTAAATGATTTTGAATATGCACTAAAAACACATAAATATCAAGAGGAACTAGAAACATATTTAAATAAAGCTTCAGAAGATGAAATACGTGCGATTCCTACTTTTGTAATTGGTGACCAAAAGCTTCAAGGTGTTCAAACAAAAGAAACGTTTGAAAAACTATTGTTATTAGACGAAGGTACCAAAATAGAGCCCCAACACGATGAAAATTGTAATATTGATGGTTGTAATTAATATAAGTTGGTATCTTTTTCTTTTTACCTTGTATAAAATTTTCATGATCAAGACATCTTATTAATGTTATTAAAGTTTTTAATCAAGGAGGCAATTATGAAAGCTAAACCTGACAATAGAGATGATAACGTAGAAAAGTTACAGGAAGCAGTGCAAAACACGATAGGAAACCTTAGAGAATCTGAAGATTATTTAGAAGAATTCGGTGATGAGATTGGTAACAATGAACAACAAGCCATAGAATCAAAAAATGAGCGTAGAAAACAGAGCATTCAGGGGTTTCGAGAAGAAATAAAAGATGAAGCTCAAGCGGAACAGCAAAGAGACTCATAATATAATTGAAATAAGAGTCCATTAAATTGGACTCTTATTTCATTCTCCAAAGTATCTTTACTAACTGGATCCATAATCATTCCCATTTATATATGCAGAATGATTGAAGTTATCTATTTCCTTATTTTTTTCTATATTCTTATCTAACTGATGATTCGTTTTCCTCTCTTCTTTCATTGATAAAATAATAGTGATGGTTATTAGTAATGAAAATAAGATTAAAAAAAACAATACACTAGACACCATATTTGCTCACTCCTTTTATCAAAATTAACTAGATATTTTTTCGCTTTATAGGAAATACCCAAAAATCATGGGCTATGTGTGTATTTTCATGAATTTCCCTTGCTTCTTGTAATAGTTGATCTAAACTTTCACCTTGGTATCTTGAACTAAAATGTGTTAGTATCAACTCGTTCACGTTACATTCCTGAGCTAACTTAGCAGCTTGTAATGAAGTTGTATGATAATACTTATATGCAAGATCATGGAAGTCTTCTGAAAAGGTAGATTCATGTACTAAAACATCAGCATCTATAGACAATTTAAGCGAGTTTTCACAAATTCTTGTATCTCCCATGATGACAACAATTCTTCCTTTTAGAGCTGGACCAACGTAATTTGAAGCAATTAATTTCTCCCCATTTTCTAAAATAATGTCTTTTCCTTTTTTAATTTGAGAAAATAAGGGACCAGGTGGAACACCACTCTCTTCTAATTTTTTTGACAGTAAGGGACCAGGCTGATCCTTTTCTGTAATCCGATATCCGTAGCTATGAATACGATGCTCAAGCTTGGCTATTTCTACTAAAAATTGTTGATCTTCAAATATAATACCTTCATTTA harbors:
- a CDS encoding DsbA family oxidoreductase encodes the protein MTIDIKVYSDYVCPFCFIAKKTFNEAIKNKDVKVEWMPFELRPSSAPPIYPEQMKELFDQAVKPLAKKLNVNIKLPEMSPHPRTPIIHEGFLYAKDHSKGIEFNELIYKVFWEEEKNIGDISVLKEIAKQVGLDVNDFEYALKTHKYQEELETYLNKASEDEIRAIPTFVIGDQKLQGVQTKETFEKLLLLDEGTKIEPQHDENCNIDGCN
- the rnz gene encoding ribonuclease Z codes for the protein MEIEFLGTVAGMPVRDRNVTSICLKLLQERGTVWLFDCGEGTQHQILKSSIKLSKLEKIFITHLHGDHIYGLPGILTSRAYSGGKSPLTIYGPKGIKDVVTTVLSISQAHLEYDLHIEEIPEILNEGIIFEDQQFLVEIAKLEHRIHSYGYRITEKDQPGPLLSKKLEESGVPPGPLFSQIKKGKDIILENGEKLIASNYVGPALKGRIVVIMGDTRICENSLKLSIDADVLVHESTFSEDFHDLAYKYYHTTSLQAAKLAQECNVNELILTHFSSRYQGESLDQLLQEAREIHENTHIAHDFWVFPIKRKNI
- the tlp gene encoding small acid-soluble spore protein Tlp, giving the protein MKAKPDNRDDNVEKLQEAVQNTIGNLRESEDYLEEFGDEIGNNEQQAIESKNERRKQSIQGFREEIKDEAQAEQQRDS